The DNA window TGTGGTACAATTACTTTAAAGTTTGTTTGCTTAAAGGGTCTTTTTTTATGGTGGGGCTATTCTCAGAGACTCCCTTCGCTGCCACCCTCTTCTTTCCTATAACCTAGTTAAGCTGGCTGAGTTTTCAATGGGCTAGCCTCTCCTAACCGCATGGCATGCACTGCGTTTGCCTGAGTAGATAGGTTTGTTTTGGTTGCTGCACTGCTGGACCACCATGATCTAAGTAAATAACCATGTTTTACTATCAGACTCTCTAGGGGTCGCATGAAACGCACACATCATGCTTTGCTAAATTAAGGCAGAATTTTGATCAGCATTATCTGCTTTTTCAGTATGCTAGTAGACGTGGTGAAATagatattttgaagaaaaataaggattaaaattttgaaagaaaaaatgtattttgtttggcaagttttccttttattatttattaatttttttaggaaaaaattttcttttattagtgtttttttttaatgaaaattaaaagcaactgaaacaaatattcttgaaaaaatcaataatttgagTCAAGGAGGAAAAACAATTATCTCCTAAatcaaattcttatttttttttttaaatcttttcatgtatttggtttttgtttggatGAAAATATGGTTTCTTATAAGAagcatcattttttaaataagaaccTGTTATGATCTAAAAAGAAGTATTTGCCGGTTGGCTGGTCAACGGTCACGCTGTCTGGTTGCTTTCTTCTAGCTGGAAAGAGTGGCTGCATTCGTCCATTCCTCGTACGTTGGTCGAGCCATTTCATCCCTGGCACGAGCAGGCGTCCTTGCATTCTCATGGAATGTTCGTGAGCATTTTTTCCGAGGAAAATgtatattagattaatatataataactcacaaattaattattatattaccaCAAAAAGCTATGATCTAATATGGAAACAATTATATAattggaatttttaaaatattattttaataattttatttattttgaattttattctaaattaaaaataataatttttaaacttgtttatcgACATGCTCGTTGTCAGACAAGACGGGGAAAAATCCTGCGAGCATCAAAATCTGTAGGCCCGTGTGATTTCTAACTTTTCTACTGGCAATAAGGACAGCGTATGAAACAAGACTAACACATTCATGCAGTGAACGAGAAAACAGGAGGTAAGCTTATTTCTAATGCTGCTAGGCATATCAATTGCATCAAAAACTAggcaaaatttaattttaattgcagGGCTCACTGCCTGACATTCTTTGAAGGGGACAGTAACATTGAAATTACAAGGATGACTCAAACAAAGGCCAAAAGAACAGCTCCAAATCTATTCCTCAGAGAACAACGCTCATCTGCTGTTGTTGCTGCTACGACCACTTCCTATATTGTTGGGGGtggggaaaaaataaattggttatCCACCGGAGAAATTACCATTCTGTTGGCTCTCGAGCTGCATATATATGCCGACTTAAGATGTTGACATGGTGGAGGTCGTGCCTTCTTCCTTGTGGTCACCGAAGACACGTTGCCTGAAGTCCGAGACCATCATTGGCAGACCTTGACGAAGGGATATCTTAGGTTCCCAGCCAAGGAGATCTTTAGCCTTCGTAATATCAGGTTTTCTCTTGTGTGGGTCATCTTCTGTGTTAGGCCTGAATTCTATCCTTGCATTTGGGTCAATGGTTTCCTGGACCACCTGAACAAACAAATGGGGACTTCTAAGTTTGCTGGAAACAGAAGCATGTGGCTAATAACACTGCACAGCccctcttttttgttctttttaggaAGTACAACAGTGCCATAACTTAAATGAGTCTGTAATTAACTATTATACCATTTTCAGATCTAATGCAATAAAGAATAAATACAAGGTGCTAGTTATTATTTACATGATTACCAAACAAACTGCCGCCACCGCCAAcacaatcttttaaaaaatttgctgCCAAGGTGATAATTTAGAAGATATGTACACTAAGGGACCGCAAAAACAATTCATACATTGAGAAATTctcagcatttttttttttaaaagaagaacaTATGACTACGACCCTGAAACCTGGAACAGTAACATGGATATCATGAATAGAAACACACTCACCTGGGCAAGCTCGAGCATGGTGAATTCACCCGGATTTCCAAGATTGAAAGGCCCTACATGTTCTCCTTCCATAAGGCGCATCAGACCCTCAACCTATTTCAACACATGTAACAGGTTGTCTAAGTAAATCCTGAGCAGCAGCTACTAAAGAACACGCTAGATGCTTAACCATGCATAAACTAGCATATAATAACCATCAAACTAATAATCAGAGTATGTTAACTTGATGGAGAAATAATGCTCTGTAAGACGGAGAAACACAAGCTACTGATGCAATTCCCTGTCTCAATCCATCAATAAAAGCTTTCactttcataaacaaaataccCCACTAAGTTTTTTAAGGCTTTCCCACCTCTAATGAGCATATGAACTGTTTGCTACATGGTTTCTGAGAATTTGTCTTCCTTTTGGAAACAATAATGCAAAGATCTAGACCCCATCCAGGACACTCAGCATTTAATACGACTCATTTCACGTGTTGCTAAAAACTTTGAGAAGAAAACTTGAGGCAGGCAAGCATTTGGGAGTTTGAGCAACATATTTACATGCTAAAAGTCCATAATTAATTACTAGCGACCGACCCAGAACCCATGATTGCAGAGTTGAGTTACAAAAGAACCACACCCAATGCAGAAgtcatttttccttttaaatgtgCGATGCGCATGCAGAATAAAATGTTTACAAGCCAACTGGGCAACAAAAGtagcaaaatcaaatgaaaaggcAGTAAAGCATCTATCCAAGCTCCAACAACTACCGAGTTTAAAAGGCTTACCAAATcagaaacaaattgaaaactcCTTGTCTGTTTCCCATCACCATAAACAGTCATAGGCTCCTTCCTTAGTGCCTGCACAATACCCGCTAATTTCTattaaaacaatcattttttaatggaaaattaaCATTCATGTCTTTGAGTACTCGCAATCAGATTAGAAAATCATTATAAGAGAAATACCTGAGCAACAAAATTACTAACAACACGGCCATCATCTATGCACATTCGAGGTCCATAAGTATTGAAAATTCTAGCAATCCTAACCTGAAAAAATTAGATTACAAGCAAAAATGCGTTGTGTGTTAGATAAGCTGAATTTACCTGGTAAACAAAAGCTTGGTGGGCCACTATCAAATTACACCCACCTCTACACCAGCACCTCGGTGATAGTCCATAGTCAATGTCTCAGCAGTTCTCTTTCCTTCATCGTAACAACTCCTGACACCTGTAAAAAACGACAAACATCTCAGTTGTCAAGATCTGTCTGTCTCAGAAAATTCAAAACTCGAGTTAATCActacttttctcttatttacATATCTTTTAATTAGTTAATAACCGTCCGATTAATTGCCTCGTCAGTCACGGGCTACTCCTTGACCATATAAAACTACCAACACCGGATCTAAGATCCAAGAGCCCCACTTCCACACCGGCCGCCGCCGTGCGATGCcaccctttttaattttatgtaaaaataaataaagacaacAGGTCTGcattgtctttttatttgtaacCTAGGCAGCACATGTTAGCCACAGGCTTTATTTCAatgctatttaaaaataaataaccacaACACCTGTTACAAAATATCGATCACCGGctatcaatcaattaattaaatttaagaaaagaagaGCAAAAACGCACCGATGGGATTAACGTTGCCCCAGTACGTCTCGACCTGAGGATGCTGTAAAGGATCACCATAAACCTCGCTGGTACTGGTAAGCAAAAACCTAGCACCAACTCTCTTAGCCAAACCCAACATATTCAATGTGCCCACGACGTTAGTCTTTATTGTCTTGACCGGGTTGTGCTTGTAATGAACAGGCGATGCAGGACAAGCAAGATGGTAGATCTGGTCCACTTCTAACAACAGTGGCTCGACAACATCGTGTCTGATTAACTCAAATCTCGGGTTCTTAAAATGGTGCATCACGTTCTCTTTCCTTCCCGTGAAAAAATTATCCACCACGATCACGCTATCTCCTCTAGCGATCAGACGGTCCACTAAGTGAGACCCAACAAACCCAGCCCCACCTGTAACAACGATTCGGAGACTTTTACTCTTGAGTCCCAGCGGAATCTTGCCGCCGGAATTGGCTGATTGGAGTCCTACCCGAAGGGGCTCGTAGTATTTGTAACGCATAGGGGTTGTTAACTCATGAGAGAAGTGAGAGAAAGTGTTTGGGATTGGATCGTGTTCGTAAGGGgatgaggaagaggaagaaggcaGGAGAGTGAAGAAAAGAGTGGCAATAGCAATGCCGACGAGGATAAAGACGAGTCGCTGCTCAAGAAGCAGGTAACGAATGGGTCGGGTGACGGCGAGCCATGGCTTCGGTGGTTTAGGCGAGTAAGCATCAGATGCTGGTTGAGTCTCGTCATGACCTCTAAAAATCAGCTCCGAGGATCCCATCTTTTGTATCAGATCACAAGAaccaacaaagaaacaaaaatgtctTTTC is part of the Populus trichocarpa isolate Nisqually-1 chromosome 2, P.trichocarpa_v4.1, whole genome shotgun sequence genome and encodes:
- the LOC7478842 gene encoding UDP-glucuronic acid decarboxylase 2, with the protein product MGSSELIFRGHDETQPASDAYSPKPPKPWLAVTRPIRYLLLEQRLVFILVGIAIATLFFTLLPSSSSSSPYEHDPIPNTFSHFSHELTTPMRYKYYEPLRVGLQSANSGGKIPLGLKSKSLRIVVTGGAGFVGSHLVDRLIARGDSVIVVDNFFTGRKENVMHHFKNPRFELIRHDVVEPLLLEVDQIYHLACPASPVHYKHNPVKTIKTNVVGTLNMLGLAKRVGARFLLTSTSEVYGDPLQHPQVETYWGNVNPIGVRSCYDEGKRTAETLTMDYHRGAGVEVRIARIFNTYGPRMCIDDGRVVSNFVAQALRKEPMTVYGDGKQTRSFQFVSDLVEGLMRLMEGEHVGPFNLGNPGEFTMLELAQVVQETIDPNARIEFRPNTEDDPHKRKPDITKAKDLLGWEPKISLRQGLPMMVSDFRQRVFGDHKEEGSGRSSNNSR